From Paenibacillus graminis:
ACTTACGGCCTGATGCAGCTGCTCGGCAATCATGGCTGGGCGGCGCGAATTTTGTACCATCTGGGGCAGGACAGCTTTCCGCGGATGATTTACGACATGAAGGGCATCATTATCGCAAATTTATGGTTCAATATACCGTTTACGACGATGCTGCTGGGCTCCGCTTTATCGTCCGTGTCAGATGCCGTTATTGAAAGCGCCAAGGATGTAGGCGCAGGACGGCTCCGGATTTTCTGGAGATTAATTCTTCCATTGACCTATAAGACACTGCTAGTGGCGGTCACCTTCGTGTTTATGGGTGTGATCGGCTCCTTTACGGCGCCTTATCTGGTGGGTCCCAATGCTCCACAAATGCTCGGCGTGTCCATGGAGCAGGTCTTCGGTGTTTTCCAGGACCGTCAGCTTGCTGCAGCCTTAGCCTTCTTCACCTTCCTGTTATGTTCGTTTATCGGATACTTCTATGTCCTTTCCATGATTAAAGAGGAAGGGATGCGGCGGTCATGAAAAC
This genomic window contains:
- a CDS encoding ABC transporter permease produces the protein MSRQAKRGLLGISLVLPSFLILVFIVVLPIIGSLKESLTNDGGGYDLSNYKFLFTDKLMRSNIIFTLKVTVISSLLVLAVSYVLAVYMRFNNGFAVRWIRRMYMIPIFIPTVIATYGLMQLLGNHGWAARILYHLGQDSFPRMIYDMKGIIIANLWFNIPFTTMLLGSALSSVSDAVIESAKDVGAGRLRIFWRLILPLTYKTLLVAVTFVFMGVIGSFTAPYLVGPNAPQMLGVSMEQVFGVFQDRQLAAALAFFTFLLCSFIGYFYVLSMIKEEGMRRS